ATATAAATCGGCCTGTGACGATGTTCGGGTGAAACGCGGGTCAACCGAAATGATTTTCGCTCCGCGTTCTCTTGCTTTTAACAGCCATCTGAAACTGATCGGATGATTTTCAGCCGGGTTGGCGCCGATGATCATCGCCACATCCGTATGCTGTAAATCATTCCAGTGATTCGTCATTGCTCCACGTCCAAATGAAGGTGCCAGACCGGCAACCGTAGAGCTGTGTCATATTCGTGCCTGGTGCTCAATATAGGTGAGACCAAGCCCTCTCATCAGTTTCACAAGCATGTATGCTTCTTCATTATCAAGCGCTGCTCCGCCAAGGCAGGCAATGCCTTCCGTTTTATTGACGGTCATACCGCCCTCTTTCGGAATGAAGGTGGCATCACGTGTTTCTTTAACCCGCTTTGCGATTGTGTCAAGCATCCAGCCCCAGTCTTTTTCTTCCCATTTATCGCTTCCTGGAGCACGGTAAAGCGGTTTGGTCAGCCTTTTTTCTGATGTGTAAAGCTGGCGAATCGTTGTCCCTTTACTGCAGAGTTTCCCTTCATTGATCGGATGATCTGGATCTCCTTCTGTATAAACGACATCATTGTCCTTTGTATGGACCAGTATGCCGCACCCCACTGCACAGTATGGACAAATGGTTGGTGTAACAGTTGATTCAGCGATTTTCAATTCTCTAGTCTTTGCGTGGGCCTCATTTTCATTGAATCCCAATTCCACTACGGCCAACGTCGCTGCTGTAGCACCAGACAATTTCAAAAACTGCCTGCGTGACAATTCAACCATTTTCTCATCTCCTTCCCTAAAGCAAATATCCCCATTTTTTAATCTGTTCAAGTTGTTCTTTGAAGCTTTTTTGTCGCGAATCCCCCCTCTCAAATCAGCCTCCAGCGGCTTTTTCGCTGACATCATTGAGCACTCTGCCGGATGAAGTATAAACAGTCGCCATTTTTCCCCGTAAGTATCCGACGAGCTCGATGTTCAAAAACCTTGCAAGTTCGACTGCCTGTTTTGTGGCAGCCGTCCTTGAACCGATGATGCCGATGCCGAAGCGGGCTGATTTGGAAAGCATTTCGTACGAAATCCTTCCTGTAGTAAGCAAGATGAGTTCTTCTGGATTAAGCCCGTTCAACAATGCATGGCCAAGGATTTTATCAACGGCATTATGCCGGCCGATATCTTCCCGGACAGTGATGGTGCCGTCCGGTAATATGATGCAAGCGCCATGCATTCCACCCGATGACAGATACATTGGTGATGCCTGTGCAAATTCGTGTCTTTTTTTCAGCAAATAGGAAATGGATGCAGCTCTTTTCGAATTTACTTTGTTGAATTTCTTTACATCCGTCATCGAAAAGAACGTCATGCCTTTCCCACAGCCGGCGGTATAGTGTTTTTTCTTGTTTCCGAAAGCGCTTTTATTAAATCGCGCCACTTCCGCCAACACGGTATTTCTTGATTCATCTATCGAAAGCCTTTGCAGGTCATCGGGTCCCTCTATGATTCCTTCAGCATATAAGTAGCCCGCCGCCCAATCTTTCAAGTCGGCTTTACTAAGCTGATAGGTGGCCAATTCCTCGCCATTCACGTAGAGTGTGATCGGGTATTCTTCAGGTGTCAGTGAACGAATCATTTTCCGCACCCCCTCATTCCAATAATTGTGACTTATGTCACAAAAAACCCCTTATGGGTATGATTCACTAAAAATATAGCACGGGGGAATTTCCCAGTCAGGCTTTTCATCTTTTTTTCACAAAGTGTTCACTTTAGTTAAGTGAATTGTTAAGAAAATGTTCAAAAATTGCAGCCTGCATCCTACCCGATCAAATCAACAGCCTATACCAAATAAGAAAAGCGCAAGGCGCCCGCTTAGCGGCGTACGCATAAGCGGGGGTACCCGCAGGGAGGCGCTCTTTCCTCCCGGAGGGGATCACCGCTTATGACGATAGCCGCTGGCGCCTGGAGCTGGACATTCGAAAAGCGCAAGGCGCCCGCTTAGCGGCGTACACATAAGCGGGGGTACCCGCAGGAAGGCGGATTTTCCTTCCGGAGGGGACCACCGCTTATGACGATAGCCGCTGGCGCCTGGAGCTGGACATTCGAAAAGCGCAAGGCGCCCGCTTAGCGGCGTACGCATAAGCGGGGGTACCCGCAGGGAGGCGCTCTTTCCTCCCGGAGGGGATCACCGCTTATGACGATAGCCGCTGGCGCCTGGAGCTGGACATTCGAAAAGCGCAAGGCGCCCGCTTAGCGGCGTACGCATAAGCGGGGGTACCCGCAGGGAGGCGCTCTTTCCTCCCGGAGGGGATCACCGCTTATGACGATAGCCGCTGGCGCCTGGAGCTGGACACTAATCTTACTTGAAAAACTTATGCTTTCTTACCATATAAAAAACTCGCCGATCGGCGAGCCTTCAGGCAATGACAGAGGCGAAGCTGCCCTTATCTATATTCTTAAAAACCGGCCGCTGCGCCGAAGTTTTTTCTTGAGGGAAATTTCTATTTTCCTATACGATAAAAAAGCCCCGGTATTATATAACCGGGACTAGCATAATGAAACTGGATGACAATTTGCAATCAGAAACTGAACGGGAACGGATTCAGTGCTTGTCCGCCGTCCATGGTGATGCATTCCCCGTTGATGTAAGAGGCTTTTTCAGACAACAGGAATGAAGCGAGTCCGGCAATTTCTTCCGGCGTTCCCAGGCGGTGGAGGGGTACGCTTTTCAACATGGTTTCGGCAGCTTTCTCATCCTGGACAAGCCTTTCAGCTCCACCTGTCCGTTCGATGGGACCCGGGGCAATGGCGTTCGCCCGTATCCCATATTTATGGCCCCATTCGACTGCAAGCGTCCGGGTCATTGCAAGCACTCCGGCCTTTGCGCTCGCGGAATGAATGACACCTGCCCCTGCAGTCCAGGCATAGGTCGCAACCATATTGAGTATGCTTCCTTTTATCCCTTCTTCAATCCAGTACTTTCCAACTGCTGAACTGCAATAAAATGTGCCGTTGAGCACGATATCAATGACAGCCTTCCACCCGTTCACTGATAAGTCTTCTGCATGGACGAGAAAGTTGCCAGCTGCATTATTGACCAGAGCATCAATCCGGCCGAAAGCATCAAGTGTTTCTTTCACCATCCGGTCTGCGTCTTCAGGTTCACGAACATCCATCTGGACAGTCAGGACTGTTCCTTCCTTTTGCTCAATTTCGTTTTTGGCTTCCTCCAGCCTTTCCGCATTTCTTCCGGTAATGGCGACAAATGCTCCTTCCTCCGCAAACTGTTTCGCCATCGCCTTTCCCATCCCGCTGGATCCTCCTGTGATAATTACTACTTTACCTTTCATCGCAATCTCTCCCTCGCAAAAAAATGAATCACTATTCATAATTCTATCATTACTCAAGGGTATTGTCGCACTATTTCAAAAATTAATTTCTTTTCTTACAGATTGCTTAAACCTTATTGGTGAGTTGTAGCCTCGTTTTCGTCGGATGTGTCTTCCGTGGACAAGGTCTCAATACTTTTCCGAGGCCTTGCGGACAAGCCTCCTCCCCCGCCCGCTCACTGACTGCAGGCTCTTGTCCCGTCTGTGTTCCCGCAAGAGTGTCATCATTCCCCGTGGCTATTTGAACAACCCGATAGTCAGAGTCCGCTGAAAATTAATCTCACATTGCAAATCTTTCCTTAGGGATGGTTGTCTGATTTCTGTTATGTTTCCATGTAAAGAAAACTCGCCCATAGGCGAGCTTTTAGGAGAAGACAGGGACGCAGCCGCCCTTATCTATATTCTAATAATTTGGCAACTGAGCCGAAACGCTTTCTTGCTGGCAATTTATACTCCTATACGAAAAAGAGGTTGGGACATAACTAAATAAGTCACGCTTAGAGACGAACAATATCTATTCAACGTAATACTATTTACTAATAATCAGTTAAGCTGAAATACTTATGTCCCTGCCTCCATGTTTTGTTCTGTTATCCGCTGTCTACTTGTTCATGAGGTCAATTAATACCGCTTTCTGGGCATGAAGGCGGTTGCCGGCTTGCTGAAATACGGCGGAATGAGGGCTGTCAATCACATCTGCGGCCACCTCTTCGCCTCTATGTGCGGGCAGGCAATGTAAAAAAGTGAAGTCATCTTTTGCATGAACAACCAGCTCTTTGTTAACC
This portion of the Bacillus marinisedimentorum genome encodes:
- the fadH gene encoding 2,4-dienoyl-CoA reductase, producing the protein MKGKVVIITGGSSGMGKAMAKQFAEEGAFVAITGRNAERLEEAKNEIEQKEGTVLTVQMDVREPEDADRMVKETLDAFGRIDALVNNAAGNFLVHAEDLSVNGWKAVIDIVLNGTFYCSSAVGKYWIEEGIKGSILNMVATYAWTAGAGVIHSASAKAGVLAMTRTLAVEWGHKYGIRANAIAPGPIERTGGAERLVQDEKAAETMLKSVPLHRLGTPEEIAGLASFLLSEKASYINGECITMDGGQALNPFPFSF
- the fdhD gene encoding formate dehydrogenase accessory sulfurtransferase FdhD is translated as MIRSLTPEEYPITLYVNGEELATYQLSKADLKDWAAGYLYAEGIIEGPDDLQRLSIDESRNTVLAEVARFNKSAFGNKKKHYTAGCGKGMTFFSMTDVKKFNKVNSKRAASISYLLKKRHEFAQASPMYLSSGGMHGACIILPDGTITVREDIGRHNAVDKILGHALLNGLNPEELILLTTGRISYEMLSKSARFGIGIIGSRTAATKQAVELARFLNIELVGYLRGKMATVYTSSGRVLNDVSEKAAGG